GGTGCGTCTTGCGAGATCCTGCGCTCCCGTCACTGGTACCGATCATCGTCCGCCGTCACCGATCGTTTCAGCCACCGTGGCGCCAGcttcaccatcagcagcgcacCGAGCGGGGCCGTGAAGATGATTGCCAAAACCGTCACAATCAGCACGGTTTGCGCCCTTCCGTAGTCCTCCTCCGGTGCGCCGAGTGCCCGGGCAAGGTCGAGCGCCGCCGGACCGAGTGCCGCCTGGACGGTGGCCTTCGGGAAGCCGGACAGCGTAACGTACGCCCGCTCCTTCCAGTTCAGCTCACTGCCTAGAGTGGAGCAGTACGAGAACGCCAGTCGAAGCTAGAAAGAAGCCGCGGCCTAAAACAGGGCTAATTAATTGTCGGGTTCCTTGGCGGGTGTGCGGAACACTTACcagcacggcgacgacgagcgttaccATCCCGTACAGCACCGTTTCGCCGGCCCGGACGGAAAAGTTGACTTCCTTGCCGATCAGCGAGAAAGACACGGGCTTCAGAAACTTCCACACAAGATCGAGGTACGCGCCCACCTCCGCAGCGCCACCGTCGGGCCGCTTGCGCCACCCGGTGCCGGCCACGAACGCCGTCACGATGCACCCGAGCGCCCCGGCCGTCGGGTAACCGATCGCCTTGCTGCCAACGACGGACAGCGCGCCGGCCAGGGCCGTCATCGTGAACCGCAACCCGGCGCTGTACCTCTGCGGAAAGGCGAAGCGaacgtaattaaaatttcacccaaaaacggGGTGGAGGGCCTTACCGCGTGGTACGATGGCAGGTGCAGAAGGACGAGACCGCACGCGGACCCGTAGCCGAGCCCAATTACGATGCCGATCGGGCCCTGCGCGATCTGGCTGGTGACGTTACCTGCGGAATAAGAACCGAGGGCGAGAAGCTTTAGTCGCCAACAAGCGGAACGAACTGGAACGCTACCGCCGACCCCCACTTACCGGTGACGAAGATCAGGCCCAGGATGACACCGAACAGGAAAATTGCCAGAACATCATTACAGCTTGTCACGGCGATGATTAATGTGTGAATGCCTTTGCCCAGACCGAGCCGCTCCTCCTtcaaccgcagcagcaccgtcacGACGACGTTTGGCGAGATGGCCGTCACCACCAGCCTGCGGGCGAACAAGGACAACGGACCGTTAGGAGGTCGATGCAGGGCGTGGAGCGGAGTTTTTTGCATTCCCTTCCGATTCGGGCCCGGTTCGGGCATCGACACATTGCACGAACAAGGTGAGGTGTTGGTGTCGCACACCCCCCATTACCATCCCCCTCCCAGGATGCGAGCCGCACTCTCGAGGGTTCGCACCGGCACCAACAACGGCGCATTTGAGGGCACGGGCAAGATTATCATAAAACCGCGGGCGAGGCGAACCCTGGAGCCCGCTGCAACTGACGGGCGCCCGTCTCTTCGGCGCTTTTCATCGAGTGGAATGAAATTGAttccgccacgccacgccacgccacattCCGGAGGCACCTGCAGGACTCGGGCGAAAGGCAGCAATCCATTTAGGGGCCCGCGCGTCGGCGGTCGGCACAATAATgatccggaaccggtaccCCGTTCCATTCGCCACGGCTGGCCACCCTTCCTCGCGGGAGTTAAAAACTCTTTAGGGCACCCTCCCGTTTCTTTTACTGGTGCCGCGCTTCCGGTCGGGATTGAAGCGTGGCACacaaggaagaaaaaacggcacCGACCCCCTTTTGCGGCCACCGGATGAAGGTGAAAAAATTTGCGACCATTGCGAGCAGCGCTTTTATGTGGCTTTCGGTACACTCTGCAGCATCCATTAGCGAGGACCGGTTGCGATTCTTTCTCTCCCCGCTGGCcccgcatttttttttccttacCTCACTTCCATTTCGCGTAATTCCTTAT
This genomic interval from Anopheles cruzii unplaced genomic scaffold, idAnoCruzAS_RS32_06 scaffold01153_ctg1, whole genome shotgun sequence contains the following:
- the LOC128276421 gene encoding sodium/hydrogen exchanger 9B2-like, which encodes MKRKFYITSVEEGSVDGPSTTNNGQSSTEIDERDGRSRPIPSIDLAMAFAGKQSQPNRDGAGTIPLTDGTVLRTANHGGMPVTPSTAPSKYIYLVDLWGRFANFYPVGRQITIMPAGCPTVQRSWPVTSQPVALLVVFGFLWAIAWSILPAGLSDPTGGFMRLAFLFLGAQTCGELVSLTGLPDMLGMLGWGVLYANVGWADFGGYERLEVFLREMALVNIMLLAGLGLDYAALRSLFRFIMLLTVLPSVAEVAATAVLSHYLLELPWLWGVLLGLVVTAISPNVVVTVLLRLKEERLGLGKGIHTLIIAVTSCNDVLAIFLFGVILGLIFVTGNVTSQIAQGPIGIVIGLGYGSACGLVLLHLPSYHARYSAGLRFTMTALAGALSVVGSKAIGYPTAGALGCIVTAFVAGTGWRKRPDGGAAEVGAYLDLVWKFLKPVSFSLIGKEVNFSVRAGETVLYGMVTLVVAVLLRLAFSYCSTLGSELNWKERAYVTLSGFPKATVQAALGPAALDLARALGAPEEDYGRAQTVLIVTVLAIIFTAPLGALLMVKLAPRWLKRSVTADDDRYQ